The genome window AAATCTTTGCACCTTTCTAGGTGGTGGCAGACTTCACCAGGGACAGACGCCCCCTCTTCCCCCTGCACATTGGAGGAGCAGTCGTGGAAGTGGTCTCCAGCTACAAGTTCCTAAGTCCATCTTTCCGAGGACCTCACCTGGTGCCGAATCACTTCCTGTCTGCTCACCAACGTCTCTACTTCCTCTGAAAGCTGCGACGTGCCGGACTGGGGAGCTGTGACTTGAGGAGCTTCAACAGATGTGCGGTGGTGAACGTCCTCAGCATCAGTATCACCGCGTGGCACAGCAGCTGCTCGGCTGCCGAGAGGAAGGCAAAGGCTGCTAAGAAGATAGTAGAGGGCGGCCTTCCCACCTCCGCAGACATCTTTACCAGCAGGTGCGGAAAAAGGGCATCATCAATGACTCAACCCACCCTGCACACCCTCTCTTGCATCCTCCTCACTGCTCCGCAGGGGGCTACGGAGCATCCGGTGCAGGACTACCAGGCTGAGGAACAGCTTCTTTCTGGAAGCTGTAAGACTGTTAAACTTGCACAATGCTCTGTCGCCCGACTTCAGCCCAATTTGCCCCTGCGCGATGAACACTTTATTCCCTTCAGGTACAAGGACCATGGAAATAGCATGTAAACATTTTGTGGAATTCAAGCCTACGGTGTTTGTATTCCACTGCATCCAAATCCTTTCTGCATTTGCACCTTTGCACACATTGACAACTGCAAAGACCGgtactgtatttttcaaaatcttTCTTTATCTTGTTTGATCTGATCTAATTTCATGATTCCATTTCTAGTTCACAAGTCTTGAGACTTATTGGGCTAATGTGGGACCTGGGGTATCAGATTTCATGCCATATCATGTGTAAgcgtgtgttggtatgacaattaaagTCTTCAAATTCATAGTAGAGGCAATCCTTATGGACAgagcaaaaatacatttcttgcaCAACTGTAAAGACAAACGGCTTCATAAAAAAATCGCGACTTGCaaaatgtacatactgtatgtcgccCTCCGGACAGATAAATGATcataactactcattaaacccattacactcatCTGTGTACAATTGTAATAATGGTAAAGCCATAAACAGTTCCCACACATTCACAAATGCATAGATATTCATTCGTATCTCATaataccatttattttgctgtctactattgcgtgaatgcaaaatggttgCCTCAACGTGACAGTTCCGCTCAAAGGtcgaggctctctccagtggcattaacggtaaagacagcttgagagGCAAAGAAGGACCGTCTGTCAAAGGAATTGATTTTcacgtctttaccgttattgatcagaTGATATCAAAATGACCCGTATTCGCATCTGAACAATTAATTACACTCGTGATGTTAACACTGTCCGTGGGAGCAGGACGAGTAGAGATAAAGTAAGATCAAGCAGTCAATCATAAGGACGGTGTAAAAACATCTCTGCGTTTGTATGCTTCGACCCCTGTGAAAGCGAGTCAATAAGACAGCCAGTAGTAAGAAGAAGGTGGCAGTATTCAAGAGGAGGAAGAGTCTTATGGAAGAGGCCGTGCTGGAAATGCGCTCCCTCCCGGTCGTTACCAACATATTGACCTCTTTGAATTTTTGCCCTTTGGCAAAGCCGCCATTTCTGTTTTTACGGCTGTCGGCATATTCTAGAAAGGCCAGAGAGTCTGTGTCTCCCTCCTCGGGACTGTCCTCATAGACACGCTTCGATGTCCTCTGTCTCACTTTATTTTCACTGATCTCGATCTGTGTAAAAATGTCAGGCAAATTCTCAGAGAGTTTCTCCCCAAGGTTGATTTTCTTTCCCACCTTGTACTTTCCCTGTTTCTTGGACAATGCAAACATCTTTTCAATGGCCtcttctgttttctttttatcagaGATCTGGAGCAGGCGTTCCGCAGTCTTATGGAAGCTGTCACTATTTAGAACCTTTCCAAGTATATGTCGCTCCATCTGCTGGAAGACTGGTTTGACAAGCTGGAGGTTGTCCTCCACCATGTTGACGTAGTCCTCTACTTCCACAGGTGAGCTGTCCAGAGGAGCGAGCATTTTCTCAAACACAATCTTCTTTTGGTCCATCATCACCATGGCAAAAAGAGGCTTGCTGATAACGTCTCCAGTCAGCAGATAGACTGTGTAGGTGTGCTCTTTGGTAGTCAGGTAAATATCCACTCTTTGGTCATCACCACGCAGGCTGAAGCTGGTGAGAGTCACACCTGGTCCAAAGAAAATGTAAGCTACTCGGGTGTGAGGGTATCTTAATGGCATTGTGACATTCACATAATTGGAGCCATTATATGGATACCCCCGTGGATAACCCCAGTAACCTACCACCCCTCTATTACTGTGACCTGTGTCATCCATCCAGAACATTTTATACCTGTCTGCATTGTGAGATACAAATGCTCCATGAACACCGTCTACTTTTAGAACTTTGAATGGCAGGTCTGTATTGTGAAAGAAAGTGCTCATGGCCCTGGATGGACTCTCAGGATGCAAATGAATATGGTCCACCAGAAGTAAGAGCTGTGGGTGAAGGAGGAGGATGTTCCTCTGGAAGTTTCGGATTTTCAGGTCTGCACTATAAGCAGAATGTCCTTCCCCGCGAATGAAGACCATCCCTTGTCTCTCCATGGCAGCCTCAACTTTCCCCTGAGCATCAGCAGCAGGCCCCACCTTGTATTTCAACCACTTTGAGTCACATGCTTCTGTTACCTGGCCAGCCCATGGCTTAAAACAACTACCTGAGAGGGCTGCACCAAACAATACTGCATTATTCAACAAAGTGTATTTGGGTCCATATAGTGCCTCAGTGATGAATGGAATCCCGTTGGGCGCAAAGGTGAAAGTGTTTTGATCAGGGTGTTCGTGGCCAGCATTGAAGTTCCTCCACCCTTTAATCCATTCTTTGTATTTGTTCTTGTGAACAATATCAAAAATGGCACGTCCCCCCAGCTTCCCTGATTTGAAGGAAAGAAAGGAGCGGTTTGTGTCGGCAGGTAAAGCGCTGCCGTAGGTCACCACGCCCCAGTCCTCAAAGTAATGGAGCTGAGATGTCCCAAAATCCGACGGGGCCTTTGGAATAAGGCCTGGGTCATACCTAAAGCACAGTAAAATTGAAGAACATGGGGAAATTAGGAGGTTCAAAAAGTTGAAAGAAAGTTTGATATTGCCTCtttcttaaaatgtattctacCGCAGGGTTTCGCCATATGAGGAGAATACATATGGTGTTGTTGACTGCTAATATTAGCTGCCAGAAACTAACCACCGTTGACCTGCTTGGTCACTATACAATTATATCAACGGTAAATATAAACAGTATAACATACAATAAAaccacatatatacacatatacagcggctgaatgaagtatttaacaggtcaccatttttctcaaaggtgctattgacatgagaTTTTCACCAGCTGTTGGGAACAGAaattaataatgtgaaatgacaccgggaaaaagtattgaacacatgaagaaagagaggtgcaaaaatgcatgcaatttttttctaGGCTGTAACGATTCTATATCGAAACCAAAAACCGCGCGGTCTTCAAATCCATGATATTGTGTCAACTGCCTTTCATGGGACAACATTTTCCGGTTCACAGTGTCGTTCAGTTCTTACTAGATTTTAaaagtgccatattttaccaaaccaacattttctagTAGTAGGGATggaatattggctctatggtgcctcagtaaacatgttaaaatatgaattaaaatcgtcattcctgagttccagacgtttttctggcAGGCGGTCTcaaccaaatatggacaaagcagatacaaaactaggtcaaacagaagtagctgtcagaggggccttttctagACACTGGATCTTTAAACAGTAGCTATTTTGTTAGAGAAAagtttttacatacagtattttgttatttaatttctgGTTTACAGCAGAGACCGgagactattatttttttttttttttttttttttttacaatcgtGTACAACTAAGTGTCCTAAATAAATGGTCCAGTTTTTGCAATCATAatcataaatctttttttaccccccccccccaaaaaaaaaaccgaatCACGTATCTAACCATGGGTCAGAAATCGTGATACGTATCAAATCGTGACTAGccctaatgtgtgtgtgtgtgtgtgtatatttgtggaaccccccccccccccaatgctcACCAGATGAATTCTGTGTGAAGAGTACACCATCGCTGGCCTTTGCCAGCCTGTCCGACTCCATCCGTCACTCTCTTTCGATGAATCAGATCGGCCAGCCAGTTCCCACTACCATTACGCATTACAAAACGGTCCAAGAAGACCAGCTGACTTTCTGGTCCATAAAACCAGTTGTAGTTGGAATCAGCAATGGCGACAGTTCTCTGAAAtcctaataataaaaaaaaaaatcaaacagaaagaaagaaattcagCGTTGGCCATTTACTTAAaactcccctccaaaagtgtTTGAACAGTGTGGGCAATTTCTTATTTACCTACTTTCTTGCTTTTTGCTGGAGACTGGTTTTGACGTCAAAAGCTTTCATTTCCAGGT of Phyllopteryx taeniolatus isolate TA_2022b chromosome 18, UOR_Ptae_1.2, whole genome shotgun sequence contains these proteins:
- the dse gene encoding dermatan-sulfate epimerase isoform X3 → MTRVNSVSSCFDSPLSDETMRTHTRGAPTVFLLSLPLLLLAPTAADPSGGIPFVGGDYKGHPMLYFHQAAVVELQLAAGSTHREMARRIREAGETMLERPEEYLPPWSPAEFSARWNEVYGNNLGVLSMFCLLYPHRAGALELAKDYMERMAAQPSWLVKDAPWDEVPVAHSLVGFATAYDFLFEYLNKDQQERFLQVIGKTSHLMYEKSYSRGWGFQYLHNHQPTNCVALLTGSLVYMTQGFQRTVAIADSNYNWFYGPESQLVFLDRFVMRNGSGNWLADLIHRKRVTDGVGQAGKGQRWCTLHTEFIWYDPGLIPKAPSDFGTSQLHYFEDWGVVTYGSALPADTNRSFLSFKSGKLGGRAIFDIVHKNKYKEWIKGWRNFNAGHEHPDQNTFTFAPNGIPFITEALYGPKYTLLNNAVLFGAALSGSCFKPWAGQVTEACDSKWLKYKVGPAADAQGKVEAAMERQGMVFIRGEGHSAYSADLKIRNFQRNILLLHPQLLLLVDHIHLHPESPSRAMSTFFHNTDLPFKVLKVDGVHGAFVSHNADRYKMFWMDDTGHSNRGVVGYWGYPRGYPYNGSNYVNVTMPLRYPHTRVAYIFFGPGVTLTSFSLRGDDQRVDIYLTTKEHTYTVYLLTGDVISKPLFAMVMMDQKKIVFEKMLAPLDSSPVEVEDYVNMVEDNLQLVKPVFQQMERHILGKVLNSDSFHKTAERLLQISDKKKTEEAIEKMFALSKKQGKYKVGKKINLGEKLSENLPDIFTQIEISENKVRQRTSKRVYEDSPEEGDTDSLAFLEYADSRKNRNGGFAKGQKFKEVNMLVTTGRERISSTASSIRLFLLLNTATFFLLLAVLLTRFHRGRSIQTQRCFYTVLMIDCLILLYLYSSCSHGQC
- the dse gene encoding dermatan-sulfate epimerase isoform X1, whose amino-acid sequence is MTRVNSVSSCFDSPLSDETMRTHTRGAPTVFLLSLPLLLLAPTAADPSGGIPFVGGDYKGHPMLYFHQAAVVELQLAAGSTHREMARRIREAGETMLERPEEYLPPWSPAEFSARWNEVYGNNLGVLSMFCLLYPHRAGALELAKDYMERMAAQPSWLVKDAPWDEVPVAHSLVGFATAYDFLFEYLNKDQQERFLQVIGKTSHLMYEKSYSRGWGFQYLHNHQPTNCVALLTGSLVYMTQGYLQEAYLWTKQVLSIMEKSMVLLQDVTDGSLYEGVAYGTYTTRSLFQYMFLVQRHFSISHFHHPWLQKHFNFLYRTILPGFQRTVAIADSNYNWFYGPESQLVFLDRFVMRNGSGNWLADLIHRKRVTDGVGQAGKGQRWCTLHTEFIWYDPGLIPKAPSDFGTSQLHYFEDWGVVTYGSALPADTNRSFLSFKSGKLGGRAIFDIVHKNKYKEWIKGWRNFNAGHEHPDQNTFTFAPNGIPFITEALYGPKYTLLNNAVLFGAALSGSCFKPWAGQVTEACDSKWLKYKVGPAADAQGKVEAAMERQGMVFIRGEGHSAYSADLKIRNFQRNILLLHPQLLLLVDHIHLHPESPSRAMSTFFHNTDLPFKVLKVDGVHGAFVSHNADRYKMFWMDDTGHSNRGVVGYWGYPRGYPYNGSNYVNVTMPLRYPHTRVAYIFFGPGVTLTSFSLRGDDQRVDIYLTTKEHTYTVYLLTGDVISKPLFAMVMMDQKKIVFEKMLAPLDSSPVEVEDYVNMVEDNLQLVKPVFQQMERHILGKVLNSDSFHKTAERLLQISDKKKTEEAIEKMFALSKKQGKYKVGKKINLGEKLSENLPDIFTQIEISENKVRQRTSKRVYEDSPEEGDTDSLAFLEYADSRKNRNGGFAKGQKFKEVNMLVTTGRERISSTASSIRLFLLLNTATFFLLLAVLLTRFHRGRSIQTQRCFYTVLMIDCLILLYLYSSCSHGQC
- the dse gene encoding dermatan-sulfate epimerase isoform X4; translation: MYEKSYSRGWGFQYLHNHQPTNCVALLTGSLVYMTQGYLQEAYLWTKQVLSIMEKSMVLLQDVTDGSLYEGVAYGTYTTRSLFQYMFLVQRHFSISHFHHPWLQKHFNFLYRTILPGFQRTVAIADSNYNWFYGPESQLVFLDRFVMRNGSGNWLADLIHRKRVTDGVGQAGKGQRWCTLHTEFIWYDPGLIPKAPSDFGTSQLHYFEDWGVVTYGSALPADTNRSFLSFKSGKLGGRAIFDIVHKNKYKEWIKGWRNFNAGHEHPDQNTFTFAPNGIPFITEALYGPKYTLLNNAVLFGAALSGSCFKPWAGQVTEACDSKWLKYKVGPAADAQGKVEAAMERQGMVFIRGEGHSAYSADLKIRNFQRNILLLHPQLLLLVDHIHLHPESPSRAMSTFFHNTDLPFKVLKVDGVHGAFVSHNADRYKMFWMDDTGHSNRGVVGYWGYPRGYPYNGSNYVNVTMPLRYPHTRVAYIFFGPGVTLTSFSLRGDDQRVDIYLTTKEHTYTVYLLTGDVISKPLFAMVMMDQKKIVFEKMLAPLDSSPVEVEDYVNMVEDNLQLVKPVFQQMERHILGKVLNSDSFHKTAERLLQISDKKKTEEAIEKMFALSKKQGKYKVGKKINLGEKLSENLPDIFTQIEISENKVRQRTSKRVYEDSPEEGDTDSLAFLEYADSRKNRNGGFAKGQKFKEVNMLVTTGRERISSTASSIRLFLLLNTATFFLLLAVLLTRFHRGRSIQTQRCFYTVLMIDCLILLYLYSSCSHGQC
- the dse gene encoding dermatan-sulfate epimerase isoform X2, yielding MRTHTRGAPTVFLLSLPLLLLAPTAADPSGGIPFVGGDYKGHPMLYFHQAAVVELQLAAGSTHREMARRIREAGETMLERPEEYLPPWSPAEFSARWNEVYGNNLGVLSMFCLLYPHRAGALELAKDYMERMAAQPSWLVKDAPWDEVPVAHSLVGFATAYDFLFEYLNKDQQERFLQVIGKTSHLMYEKSYSRGWGFQYLHNHQPTNCVALLTGSLVYMTQGYLQEAYLWTKQVLSIMEKSMVLLQDVTDGSLYEGVAYGTYTTRSLFQYMFLVQRHFSISHFHHPWLQKHFNFLYRTILPGFQRTVAIADSNYNWFYGPESQLVFLDRFVMRNGSGNWLADLIHRKRVTDGVGQAGKGQRWCTLHTEFIWYDPGLIPKAPSDFGTSQLHYFEDWGVVTYGSALPADTNRSFLSFKSGKLGGRAIFDIVHKNKYKEWIKGWRNFNAGHEHPDQNTFTFAPNGIPFITEALYGPKYTLLNNAVLFGAALSGSCFKPWAGQVTEACDSKWLKYKVGPAADAQGKVEAAMERQGMVFIRGEGHSAYSADLKIRNFQRNILLLHPQLLLLVDHIHLHPESPSRAMSTFFHNTDLPFKVLKVDGVHGAFVSHNADRYKMFWMDDTGHSNRGVVGYWGYPRGYPYNGSNYVNVTMPLRYPHTRVAYIFFGPGVTLTSFSLRGDDQRVDIYLTTKEHTYTVYLLTGDVISKPLFAMVMMDQKKIVFEKMLAPLDSSPVEVEDYVNMVEDNLQLVKPVFQQMERHILGKVLNSDSFHKTAERLLQISDKKKTEEAIEKMFALSKKQGKYKVGKKINLGEKLSENLPDIFTQIEISENKVRQRTSKRVYEDSPEEGDTDSLAFLEYADSRKNRNGGFAKGQKFKEVNMLVTTGRERISSTASSIRLFLLLNTATFFLLLAVLLTRFHRGRSIQTQRCFYTVLMIDCLILLYLYSSCSHGQC